In a genomic window of Candidatus Omnitrophota bacterium:
- the panC gene encoding pantoate--beta-alanine ligase, which yields MKVIGDPQRLTKIIKQVSCKGKNIGFVPTMGALHLGHLSLIKQAVKDNDIVVVSIFVNPAQFGPKEDFKKYPRPLKKDLKLCRKSGVDLVFLPTEKVMYPRGFSTFVEAGELGGKLCGISRPGHFRGVATVVAKLLNIVAPDILYLGQKDAQQAIIITKMIKDLNFPVKVKVMPTVRQKDGLALSSRNIYLNNEQKKEAPVLFKALSLAKSLITNGQRDTARIISRMRQLIKKKKQAKIDYIAIVDLEKLNNIKKIDCNCLISLAVKFGKTRLIDNTLIAYA from the coding sequence ATGAAAGTTATTGGCGATCCTCAAAGATTAACCAAGATAATCAAGCAAGTTAGCTGCAAAGGTAAAAACATAGGTTTTGTTCCGACAATGGGGGCATTGCACCTTGGGCATCTAAGCCTGATTAAGCAGGCAGTAAAAGATAATGATATCGTTGTTGTGAGTATATTTGTTAACCCGGCGCAATTCGGGCCAAAGGAGGATTTTAAAAAATATCCACGTCCGCTGAAAAAGGACCTCAAACTTTGCCGTAAATCCGGCGTGGATTTAGTTTTTTTGCCAACTGAGAAAGTTATGTATCCGCGCGGGTTTTCTACTTTTGTTGAGGCAGGAGAATTGGGCGGCAAACTCTGCGGGATTTCCCGGCCCGGGCATTTTCGCGGCGTGGCTACGGTTGTAGCCAAATTACTTAATATCGTTGCTCCCGATATTCTTTATTTAGGCCAGAAAGACGCTCAGCAGGCAATTATTATTACCAAGATGATCAAGGATCTTAATTTTCCGGTTAAAGTAAAAGTTATGCCAACGGTACGCCAGAAAGATGGTTTGGCTTTGAGCTCCCGGAATATTTATTTGAATAATGAGCAGAAAAAGGAAGCGCCGGTTTTATTTAAGGCATTATCTTTGGCTAAATCCTTGATTACTAACGGCCAGCGTGATACTGCCAGGATTATCAGCAGGATGCGGCAGCTTATTAAAAAAAAGAAACAAGCAAAAATCGATTATATCGCGATAGTTGATTTGGAAAAACTTAACAATATTAAAAAGATAGACTGTAATTGCCTGATTTCTTTGGCAGTGAAATTCGGCAAAACGCGGCTGATTGATAATACATTGATTGCTTATGCCTAA
- the folK gene encoding 2-amino-4-hydroxy-6-hydroxymethyldihydropteridine diphosphokinase, whose protein sequence is MVICYLGVGTNLGNRRKNIGLAFKKINALKNTRIIKESGFFDFPPVGGPAGQPNYLNAAIKIQTNFSPLNLLKKLKEIEKELGRAKTARFGPRVIDLDILLYADRSIKSKTLTIPHARMFCRNFVIEPLKEVL, encoded by the coding sequence ATGGTTATTTGTTATCTTGGTGTTGGAACAAATCTGGGTAATCGCAGGAAAAACATAGGGTTAGCTTTTAAAAAAATTAACGCCTTGAAAAATACCCGAATAATAAAAGAATCGGGATTTTTTGATTTTCCACCCGTCGGCGGGCCTGCCGGGCAGCCTAATTATTTAAACGCGGCCATAAAAATTCAAACTAATTTTTCCCCGCTAAACTTATTGAAAAAATTAAAAGAGATTGAAAAAGAGTTGGGCCGCGCCAAAACCGCGCGTTTTGGCCCCCGGGTTATTGATCTGGATATTTTACTTTACGCAGACAGGTCTATAAAAAGTAAAACATTAACTATTCCGCACGCGCGCATGTTTTGCCGTAATTTTGTGATTGAGCCGTTAAAAGAGGTTTTATGA
- a CDS encoding aspartate dehydrogenase: MPKKIRRKPLKIGIVGCGAIGSSLAKEIVTNFGNSASLAALFDIRPEKAQFLSRKLIKNSKLCAADLGILIKRSDLVIEASSAKAAWEIARESLSNGRKVMIMSVGGMVNHSDELLVLALKNNAQVYFPSGAISGIDALKAANIAGVKKVVLTTRKNPNAFKGVEYVERNFKLSGLKKDKVLFSGKAADAVKYFPQNINVAAILGLAAIGMDKTQVRIIASPYVNKNIHEVLIESKAARIFTRTENILHPQNPKTSYLAVLSAIATLKQILEPVKIGT, from the coding sequence ATGCCTAAAAAGATCCGGCGCAAGCCGCTTAAAATTGGGATTGTTGGATGCGGGGCTATTGGCAGTTCCTTGGCAAAAGAGATAGTTACAAATTTTGGCAATTCCGCTTCTTTAGCCGCGCTTTTTGATATCCGGCCGGAAAAAGCCCAATTCCTTTCCAGGAAATTAATAAAAAACAGTAAATTATGCGCGGCTGATCTGGGTATTCTTATTAAAAGATCGGATCTGGTGATTGAGGCATCCAGCGCAAAAGCAGCCTGGGAGATTGCGCGAGAATCTTTATCAAATGGGCGTAAAGTTATGATTATGAGCGTTGGCGGAATGGTGAACCATTCAGATGAGTTATTGGTTTTAGCCCTAAAGAATAACGCTCAGGTTTATTTCCCCAGCGGAGCTATTTCGGGCATTGATGCTTTAAAGGCTGCCAACATCGCCGGAGTAAAGAAGGTGGTCCTGACTACGCGCAAAAATCCTAACGCGTTTAAGGGCGTAGAATATGTCGAAAGAAACTTTAAGCTCTCCGGTTTAAAAAAAGACAAAGTTTTATTTTCCGGAAAAGCCGCGGATGCCGTAAAATATTTTCCGCAGAATATTAATGTCGCCGCAATTCTGGGATTAGCCGCTATTGGGATGGATAAAACGCAGGTGCGCATAATTGCCAGCCCTTATGTTAATAAAAACATTCATGAGGTTTTAATCGAATCCAAGGCAGCCAGGATTTTTACGCGCACTGAAAATATCCTGCATCCGCAAAATCCCAAGACCAGTTACCTGGCGGTGCTCTCGGCGATTGCGACTTTAAAGCAGATTTTAGAGCCGGTAAAGATCGGCACTTGA
- a CDS encoding glycosyltransferase family 39 protein, with amino-acid sequence MLKKLLFNPQIKICILVLVIILISLGSLLLTSRQISFYPKADEGIYLNYAVYTQANGLGAFRQFFQAYLGNLNLWQLPNPLRILYIVFSAFWLKLMGVSLLNLAYFSMFCFMGFLLVNFYFARIYFGQRLAVLFLVLLSFSPLNLAMARRALLESCLMLFTSLSVWLFFGLLKNFNKLNSILFVFAFSCAILIKETAALCFIFFLGWHLWQNWLMKRRIALKEFLIIYVSPCLLVALIYYCLGVLFFIPATAKIILFSPSTNNYAVFFGSGPWYRYIIDYLILSPWILILSFGYIMVILLNKGKEDKTAVFLCAFLVFNFFIFNFFTKNARYIMSIDMPMRIFALLMLDRICKRYMQNKSFIIVSILIVFLAFSDYLRFYILFVQQGIYDPMSFRLLSAVQIIPFK; translated from the coding sequence ATGCTAAAAAAATTATTATTTAATCCCCAAATAAAAATTTGTATTCTGGTGTTAGTTATTATTTTGATATCTTTAGGCTCTTTGCTATTAACCTCTAGGCAGATTAGTTTTTATCCTAAAGCCGATGAAGGCATTTATTTAAATTATGCCGTCTATACTCAAGCCAATGGTTTAGGCGCATTTAGGCAGTTTTTCCAAGCCTATCTGGGGAATTTGAATCTATGGCAATTACCCAATCCTTTGCGTATTCTATACATAGTTTTTTCAGCATTTTGGTTAAAATTGATGGGAGTTTCTTTGCTTAATCTGGCATATTTTTCTATGTTTTGTTTTATGGGTTTTCTCTTAGTTAATTTTTATTTTGCCAGGATATATTTTGGACAGAGGTTAGCAGTTTTATTTTTAGTGCTATTGTCATTTTCACCGCTTAATTTAGCTATGGCCAGGCGCGCGCTTCTAGAAAGCTGTTTAATGCTTTTTACCTCACTTTCAGTTTGGTTATTCTTTGGTTTGTTAAAAAACTTTAATAAATTAAATTCAATCCTCTTTGTTTTCGCTTTTTCCTGCGCTATTCTAATTAAGGAAACCGCTGCGTTGTGTTTTATTTTCTTTCTGGGTTGGCACTTATGGCAAAATTGGCTGATGAAGAGAAGGATAGCGCTAAAAGAGTTTTTGATAATTTACGTTTCCCCTTGCCTATTAGTTGCGTTAATATATTATTGCTTGGGAGTATTGTTTTTTATTCCTGCAACAGCAAAAATAATCCTCTTTTCACCAAGTACTAATAACTACGCTGTGTTTTTTGGTTCTGGGCCATGGTATCGTTACATAATTGATTATTTAATCCTTTCTCCATGGATACTGATTTTGAGTTTCGGTTATATTATGGTTATTTTATTGAATAAGGGTAAAGAAGATAAAACAGCTGTATTTTTATGCGCTTTTTTGGTTTTTAATTTTTTTATCTTTAACTTTTTTACCAAAAATGCGCGCTATATTATGAGTATAGATATGCCTATGCGGATTTTTGCCTTACTTATGTTAGATAGAATATGCAAGCGTTATATGCAAAATAAATCTTTTATTATTGTATCTATCTTGATAGTTTTTTTGGCTTTTAGCGATTATCTGCGTTTCTACATATTATTTGTGCAGCAAGGCATTTACGACCCAATGAGCTTCCGTTTGTTAAGCGCCGTGCAGATTATTCCTTTTAAATAA
- a CDS encoding glycosyltransferase family 2 protein, producing MIENKKVVVVMPAFNAARTLENTYRQIPKGIIDDVLLVDDQSHDDTVAIAKKLGLKVFVHEKNSGYGANQKTCYREALKMGADIVIMLHPDYQYPPKLINAMAALVSSDMFDIVLGSRILGGAALSGGMPLYKYISNRVLTFMENILLGQKLSEYHTGYRAFSRQVLLELPLLEDSDDFIFDNQIIAQGVYFGFRIGEITAPSVYTHESSSITFKRSVIYGLGVIFTAIKFKLQVSALGNFKIFNKDAKKIII from the coding sequence ATGATTGAGAATAAAAAAGTCGTTGTAGTAATGCCTGCTTTTAATGCTGCCCGAACGCTGGAAAATACTTATCGGCAGATTCCTAAAGGAATTATTGATGATGTGTTGCTAGTTGATGATCAAAGCCATGACGATACTGTGGCAATCGCTAAGAAATTAGGGTTAAAAGTGTTTGTTCATGAGAAAAACTCTGGCTACGGTGCAAACCAGAAGACTTGCTACCGGGAAGCTTTAAAAATGGGCGCAGATATTGTAATCATGTTACATCCGGATTATCAATACCCCCCTAAATTAATAAATGCTATGGCCGCTCTTGTTTCTAGTGACATGTTTGATATTGTTTTGGGTTCGCGTATCTTAGGGGGTGCGGCCTTATCTGGAGGTATGCCGTTGTACAAATATATATCAAATCGCGTACTCACCTTTATGGAAAATATTCTTTTGGGTCAAAAGTTATCTGAGTATCATACGGGTTATCGGGCTTTTTCCCGCCAAGTGCTGCTGGAGTTGCCTTTATTAGAAGATTCAGATGACTTCATTTTTGATAACCAGATTATTGCCCAGGGTGTTTATTTTGGCTTTAGAATCGGCGAGATTACCGCGCCATCAGTCTATACTCATGAATCTTCAAGTATTACATTTAAACGTAGCGTTATTTATGGTTTAGGAGTAATTTTTACTGCTATTAAATTTAAATTGCAAGTTTCAGCTCTAGGAAACTTTAAAATATTTAACAAAGATGCTAAAAAAATTATTATTTAA